A stretch of the Acidilobus sp. 7A genome encodes the following:
- a CDS encoding PLP-dependent aminotransferase family protein translates to MIGIESKLSDNVKRMRPSEIREILTLTENRKVLSLAGGLPGPEVFPKEELAAIASRVIEELGDSALQYSPTLGVMPFREAVVDFVKGKGVKVNDNDRVAVTTGSQEAIYLLAMTLVNPGDGIVVESPTYLAALNVFRYHGAEFIPVPIDENGMRTDLLEDSIKKAKQRGINVKMIYTVATCHNPTGVIMSDDRRKELLEVASKYDLLVIEDDPYSFFVFDDTNFTHLKTMDSEGRVIYLGTFSKILAPGLRLGYMIADRQLTRAVELAKQMVDLHSSTLSQYIALYAIREGVVDKTIEKARKAYKEKRDVMVDALEEYMPEGSHWFKPKGGLFAFIYLPEGVDTADMLPTAIDRGVAYVPGRNFFSDGSGANAMRINFSYLSPDKLRTGIKIIADTAKDYLASKRATSA, encoded by the coding sequence TTGATTGGTATTGAAAGTAAGCTCTCGGATAACGTTAAGCGCATGAGGCCATCGGAGATAAGGGAAATCCTAACGCTCACCGAGAACAGAAAGGTGCTTAGCCTGGCAGGGGGTTTGCCAGGACCTGAGGTTTTCCCAAAGGAGGAGCTTGCGGCTATCGCTTCAAGGGTCATAGAGGAGCTTGGTGACAGCGCGCTTCAGTACTCCCCAACCCTTGGCGTCATGCCGTTCAGGGAGGCAGTAGTAGACTTTGTTAAGGGGAAGGGCGTTAAGGTCAATGACAACGACAGGGTAGCCGTCACCACTGGCAGCCAGGAGGCAATATACCTGCTTGCCATGACCCTCGTGAACCCAGGCGACGGCATTGTTGTCGAGAGCCCGACGTATCTGGCCGCGCTCAACGTCTTCAGGTACCACGGGGCCGAGTTTATACCTGTGCCCATTGACGAGAACGGCATGAGAACAGACCTCCTGGAGGACAGCATAAAGAAGGCCAAACAGAGGGGCATAAATGTCAAGATGATATACACGGTTGCTACGTGTCACAACCCGACTGGCGTCATAATGAGTGATGACAGGAGAAAGGAGCTCCTGGAGGTTGCGAGCAAGTACGACCTGCTGGTAATTGAGGACGACCCGTACAGCTTCTTCGTGTTTGACGACACAAACTTCACCCACCTGAAGACCATGGACAGCGAGGGCAGAGTCATATATCTTGGCACGTTCAGCAAGATACTTGCGCCGGGCCTTAGGCTGGGCTACATGATAGCTGACAGGCAGCTTACGAGGGCCGTGGAGCTTGCTAAGCAGATGGTGGACCTCCACTCTTCAACCCTCTCCCAGTATATAGCGCTCTACGCCATCAGGGAGGGCGTAGTTGACAAAACCATAGAGAAGGCCAGGAAGGCCTACAAGGAGAAGAGGGACGTTATGGTTGACGCGCTAGAGGAGTACATGCCTGAGGGGAGCCACTGGTTTAAGCCGAAGGGAGGTCTCTTCGCCTTCATTTACCTGCCCGAGGGCGTCGACACCGCCGACATGCTGCCAACGGCTATAGACAGGGGGGTCGCCTATGTGCCAGGGAGGAACTTCTTCTCCGACGGCAGCGGCGCTAATGCAATGAGAATAAACTTCAGCTACCTGTCGCCAGACAAGCTGAGGACCGGGATAAAGATAATAGCTGACACCGCAAAGGATTACCTGGCGTCTAAGAGGGCGACCTCGGCCTAG
- a CDS encoding class I SAM-dependent methyltransferase gives MTWGLFDRLANRYEDWFTRNRVTARNELLAVLEADPGQRPCVDIGSGTGFFTDSLGCLGVEPSIGMAALGRVLRRVDAVQGRAESAPLRSESMSVAFIVVTLCFLPTPKEAVLEAYRVLKPGGWAVPCIVPSESSWGRRYEAEAKEGHPFYSAARFLSFGEVVDMFTSAGFRLDKAVGTLAYGPDDEPRPEVPTVYTGREGFVCMRFKKVGRQLEVGEEARKG, from the coding sequence TTGACCTGGGGCCTCTTCGATAGGCTCGCCAACAGGTATGAGGACTGGTTTACAAGGAACAGGGTCACCGCGAGGAACGAGCTGCTGGCAGTGCTGGAGGCTGACCCAGGCCAGAGGCCCTGCGTTGACATAGGCTCAGGCACGGGCTTCTTCACGGACAGCCTCGGCTGCCTTGGGGTCGAGCCAAGCATAGGCATGGCCGCGCTGGGCAGGGTGCTCAGGCGAGTTGACGCTGTGCAGGGCAGGGCAGAGTCAGCGCCCTTAAGGTCTGAGTCAATGTCAGTGGCCTTCATAGTAGTTACGCTGTGCTTCCTCCCAACGCCCAAGGAGGCGGTGCTGGAGGCCTACAGGGTGCTCAAGCCAGGCGGCTGGGCTGTACCATGCATAGTGCCAAGCGAGAGCAGCTGGGGCCGCAGGTATGAGGCTGAGGCGAAGGAGGGGCACCCCTTTTACAGCGCGGCCAGGTTCCTGAGCTTCGGTGAGGTCGTCGACATGTTCACCTCAGCAGGCTTTAGGCTTGACAAGGCCGTCGGCACTCTGGCGTATGGACCGGACGATGAGCCAAGACCTGAGGTTCCAACAGTATATACCGGCAGGGAGGGCTTCGTCTGCATGAGATTTAAGAAAGTTGGTCGTCAACTGGAGGTGGGTGAAGAGGCTCGAAAGGGCTGA
- a CDS encoding TIGR00266 family protein, with the protein MTRFNAVGDSIQRLDIELGPKEKVYAEGGHLIYKSQSVRLTASAKGGLLSGLKRALTGATFFVLELEGPGSASLAGFAPGKIVEIELSQNDEVLAEHRSFLAAEESVSYDASLTGLGFGWLGGEGLLMAKFRGPGRLFLHTSGDAVMLSLGPGESVDAEAGHVLAFDSSVKVSVGRVSGFKTMLFGEEGLWFARATGPGRIWLRTLSRQQIIMGLMPDIAKVVRA; encoded by the coding sequence TTGACAAGGTTTAATGCGGTGGGGGACTCGATACAGAGGCTTGACATAGAGCTAGGCCCTAAGGAGAAGGTCTACGCTGAGGGGGGTCACTTAATCTATAAGTCGCAGAGCGTCAGGCTCACAGCGTCTGCAAAGGGAGGCCTTCTGTCAGGGCTTAAGAGAGCCCTCACAGGCGCCACGTTCTTCGTCCTCGAACTTGAGGGGCCCGGCAGCGCCTCGTTGGCCGGCTTTGCGCCAGGTAAGATAGTTGAGATAGAGCTGTCGCAGAACGATGAGGTCCTGGCTGAGCACAGGAGCTTCCTGGCAGCTGAGGAGTCAGTCAGCTACGACGCCTCCCTGACAGGGCTCGGCTTTGGCTGGCTCGGGGGCGAGGGGCTATTAATGGCCAAGTTCAGGGGGCCAGGCAGGCTGTTCCTGCACACCAGTGGCGACGCTGTTATGTTAAGCCTCGGGCCTGGGGAGTCCGTGGACGCCGAGGCCGGTCACGTCCTGGCCTTTGATTCCTCGGTAAAGGTCTCCGTCGGCAGAGTGAGCGGCTTTAAGACCATGCTTTTTGGTGAGGAGGGCCTATGGTTTGCCAGGGCCACAGGCCCAGGCAGGATCTGGCTCAGGACCCTCAGCAGGCAGCAGATAATAATGGGCCTGATGCCGGACATCGCCAAGGTGGTAAGAGCTTGA
- a CDS encoding ABC transporter permease: protein MRPSPFLLLLAIAGGLLLLFFSYPIAVLILVGGSGLAEALRVRGFELALLVTIITSTIAAAASVIFGVPLAYVLSRQSFRGKGVIEALVDLPIAIPHIIVGVMIVLAFSWYVGLGPILHRLGINVVDTILGAAMAVTYVSATYTVRVVESALNAISPDLELTAMSLGASRARAFTSVVLPRIWRSVAGGALTSWARAASEAGALFIVAYDVYFGRSLVYPAPVAIYEAYVGLGIIEAAKFSAAMLVVVLGIFVLARLLLEARRGPRTAGAAEA, encoded by the coding sequence TTGAGGCCAAGCCCTTTTCTACTGCTGTTGGCTATAGCTGGAGGCCTTTTACTGCTTTTCTTCTCATACCCTATAGCTGTGCTCATACTCGTTGGCGGAAGTGGACTGGCTGAAGCCCTGAGGGTCAGAGGCTTTGAGCTGGCGCTCCTAGTGACTATAATTACTTCGACTATAGCCGCCGCGGCCTCCGTTATCTTTGGGGTGCCGCTTGCCTACGTGCTAAGCAGGCAGAGCTTCAGGGGTAAGGGGGTCATAGAGGCGCTCGTGGACCTGCCGATAGCGATACCGCACATAATCGTTGGCGTCATGATAGTCCTTGCCTTCTCCTGGTACGTCGGCCTGGGCCCGATCCTTCACAGGCTTGGCATAAACGTTGTGGACACAATACTTGGGGCCGCCATGGCAGTTACATACGTTTCGGCAACCTACACCGTCAGGGTCGTCGAGTCCGCCCTCAACGCGATTAGCCCTGATCTTGAGCTGACTGCGATGAGCCTTGGGGCCTCAAGGGCCAGGGCCTTCACAAGCGTGGTCCTGCCGAGGATCTGGAGGTCCGTGGCCGGCGGAGCCCTCACCTCGTGGGCCAGGGCGGCCTCAGAGGCGGGCGCGCTCTTCATAGTGGCGTATGATGTCTACTTCGGGAGGAGCCTGGTCTACCCAGCCCCTGTGGCCATATATGAGGCCTACGTGGGCCTCGGCATAATTGAGGCGGCCAAGTTCTCAGCTGCGATGCTAGTTGTGGTTCTTGGTATTTTTGTCCTGGCCAGGCTGCTCCTTGAGGCTAGGAGGGGACCCAGGACTGCCGGCGCTGCTGAGGCTTGA
- a CDS encoding phenylalanine--tRNA ligase beta subunit-related protein, with product MSYSCNSVAISEEARARGIFVSFTFVELAGPAVESGLRDAISRVTNATKALASLEDLKDNQVVRAYRNFYWRLGIDPTKMRPSSEALARRALRGDFPSVSPLVDACNAASLETLVPIGLYDLDLAKLPLLVKLSEGGERFFPIGGREQVLPRGYPIMIDSAGVVVHIYAHRDSALTSIRQTTRRALVVGTGVPGVPSDLVDRAVLRTVELARLIGWGQKGPLCRA from the coding sequence TTGAGCTACAGCTGCAACTCTGTAGCTATCTCAGAGGAGGCCAGGGCTAGGGGGATATTCGTCAGTTTCACCTTCGTGGAGCTAGCAGGTCCAGCTGTTGAGAGCGGGCTACGGGACGCTATTAGCAGGGTCACAAACGCCACGAAGGCTTTAGCGTCACTGGAGGACCTCAAGGATAACCAAGTGGTAAGAGCATACAGGAACTTCTACTGGAGGCTCGGCATAGACCCAACCAAGATGCGACCCAGCTCTGAGGCCCTCGCCAGGAGGGCCCTCAGGGGGGACTTCCCGAGCGTGAGCCCCCTGGTAGACGCCTGCAACGCCGCGTCGCTGGAGACGCTGGTGCCCATAGGCCTCTATGACCTGGACCTGGCAAAGCTGCCGCTCCTCGTGAAGCTGAGCGAGGGCGGGGAAAGGTTCTTTCCGATAGGTGGGAGGGAGCAGGTTCTTCCAAGGGGTTATCCAATCATGATCGACTCAGCCGGCGTCGTGGTTCATATATACGCTCACAGGGACTCAGCGCTGACTTCCATCAGGCAGACGACGCGCAGGGCTCTCGTGGTAGGCACCGGCGTCCCTGGGGTTCCCTCTGATCTTGTGGACAGGGCAGTCTTGCGTACAGTAGAGCTGGCCAGGCTCATTGGTTGGGGTCAAAAGGGGCCCCTCTGCAGGGCGTGA
- a CDS encoding substrate-binding domain-containing protein: MWLYLAVGLIIGLAIGAGVGYVAVPRKTAAITATKVSATTTTMTSTASSAPFTIGAAGTLKFSFSQLLSMYKAYNPSIVEGQPLFAGSGEVAQKEATTQVFSLVASADTTTIPSVLFPKYASYEIAFGVTQMVVIVDLETPAGREVYSLWRQAQQETPMSAEWNQTWERIFDIIALNSSTVVGVSNPFTDPSGYQAQCVLRLAGLAFMHNASYYWDAVYNNVNKYQMRNTEIDLLTLMYANSSVQFILSAYMSNAMPQTEAYQAKGFNMTYITLPPFINLGNMSYVNFYHQVNVTWTELGQTKTFACNPVVYTTTIPFSAPNQQAAIGFLLLLFSPAGQRVLESYGINPIVPAVVYGNYSAVPAPLKPFTVPLANESYLSSIFP, translated from the coding sequence ATGTGGCTTTATCTTGCAGTGGGCCTCATCATAGGCCTTGCTATAGGCGCCGGGGTCGGCTATGTTGCAGTCCCTCGTAAGACTGCTGCTATCACGGCCACTAAAGTCTCTGCAACTACCACTACAATGACTTCAACAGCTTCAAGCGCGCCTTTTACCATTGGAGCGGCTGGCACACTCAAGTTCAGCTTCAGCCAGCTGCTCTCAATGTATAAGGCCTACAACCCCTCTATAGTTGAGGGCCAGCCTCTCTTCGCTGGGAGCGGCGAGGTGGCGCAGAAGGAGGCCACAACTCAGGTATTCAGCCTGGTCGCCAGCGCCGACACCACTACCATACCCTCCGTGCTCTTCCCCAAGTACGCAAGCTATGAGATAGCCTTCGGCGTGACTCAGATGGTAGTAATAGTTGACCTTGAGACCCCGGCCGGCAGGGAGGTCTACAGCCTGTGGAGGCAGGCTCAGCAGGAGACGCCCATGAGCGCGGAGTGGAACCAGACCTGGGAGAGGATATTTGACATAATAGCCCTCAACTCAAGCACTGTCGTGGGCGTCTCAAACCCGTTCACCGACCCGAGCGGCTACCAGGCCCAGTGCGTCCTCAGGCTGGCCGGCCTTGCGTTTATGCACAACGCCTCCTACTACTGGGACGCGGTCTATAACAACGTGAACAAGTACCAGATGAGGAACACGGAGATAGACCTGCTGACGCTTATGTACGCCAACAGCTCCGTTCAGTTCATTCTCTCGGCCTACATGTCAAACGCCATGCCTCAGACGGAGGCCTACCAGGCCAAGGGCTTCAACATGACATACATAACGCTCCCGCCGTTCATAAACCTCGGCAACATGAGCTACGTGAACTTCTATCACCAGGTCAACGTTACCTGGACCGAGCTGGGCCAGACGAAGACCTTCGCCTGTAACCCTGTGGTCTACACGACCACGATACCGTTCTCTGCGCCGAACCAGCAGGCCGCCATAGGCTTCCTGCTGCTGCTCTTCAGCCCAGCTGGCCAGAGGGTGCTTGAGAGCTACGGAATAAACCCAATAGTGCCCGCCGTCGTCTACGGCAACTACTCGGCTGTGCCGGCCCCCTTGAAGCCCTTCACGGTGCCCTTAGCGAATGAATCGTACCTTAGCAGCATATTCCCGTGA
- a CDS encoding ATP-binding cassette domain-containing protein, translated as MRLGGDPGLPALLRLEGVVTRLGSFTLGPVDLEVSRGEAVLLFGPNGAGKSTLLKTILGAYRPLRGRVLIDGVDVTGMPINKRGIGYVPQGLGLFDNMTVRGNIEFPLRARGVPRAERETAVNEIAGRLGLSELLERRVTELSGGQMQRVAIARAVVARPKLLLMDEPASNLDPNSVEDLVDLVNYVSRELGVATVIVSQYITMLLRASTRLVYMESGRLYDLGPAERALSRPLKAQAARYLGYDNVVPCEKLAPELCNGSSHVAARYTSIIVGADRCDGIRLSGRLELVYVDINNSVRALINVNGVRLVGLLAGQVSSSYVDVCIKNNSVVPVE; from the coding sequence TTGAGGCTAGGAGGGGACCCAGGACTGCCGGCGCTGCTGAGGCTTGAAGGGGTCGTGACGAGGCTTGGAAGCTTCACACTGGGGCCCGTGGACCTTGAAGTAAGCAGGGGCGAGGCAGTGCTGCTGTTCGGCCCCAATGGGGCAGGGAAGAGCACCCTCCTCAAGACAATACTTGGGGCCTACAGGCCCTTGAGAGGCAGGGTGCTAATAGATGGCGTTGATGTTACAGGCATGCCTATAAATAAGAGGGGCATAGGCTACGTGCCTCAAGGCCTGGGCCTCTTCGACAACATGACTGTAAGGGGCAACATAGAGTTCCCGCTCAGGGCTAGGGGTGTTCCAAGGGCCGAGAGGGAGACCGCCGTTAATGAGATCGCTGGAAGGCTTGGCTTAAGCGAATTACTTGAGAGGAGGGTCACGGAGCTCTCAGGCGGTCAGATGCAGAGGGTAGCCATAGCCAGGGCCGTGGTGGCGAGGCCGAAGCTTCTTCTCATGGATGAGCCAGCGTCAAACCTCGACCCAAACTCCGTTGAGGACCTTGTGGACCTGGTGAACTACGTCAGCAGGGAGCTCGGCGTCGCTACAGTCATAGTGAGCCAGTACATCACAATGCTCCTGAGGGCGTCGACACGGCTTGTCTACATGGAGAGCGGCAGGCTCTACGACCTAGGCCCCGCTGAGAGGGCCCTCTCAAGGCCCCTCAAGGCCCAGGCGGCCAGGTACCTGGGTTACGACAACGTAGTGCCATGTGAAAAGCTTGCCCCAGAGCTCTGCAACGGGTCCAGCCACGTGGCGGCCAGATACACATCCATCATAGTGGGCGCCGACAGGTGCGACGGCATAAGGCTGTCCGGTAGGCTGGAGCTGGTCTACGTTGATATAAATAATAGCGTGAGGGCACTCATCAACGTTAACGGCGTGAGGTTAGTCGGCCTCCTCGCGGGCCAGGTGAGCTCCAGCTATGTTGACGTGTGCATTAAGAATAACAGCGTGGTTCCTGTTGAATAG
- a CDS encoding ribbon-helix-helix protein, CopG family, protein MQVERSLRIISFKLDVDTLMELDKLAVSEKKYRSEVIREAIESYLRIVRADR, encoded by the coding sequence ATGCAGGTTGAAAGATCCCTCAGAATAATCTCATTCAAACTTGACGTCGACACCCTTATGGAGCTTGACAAGCTCGCAGTGAGTGAAAAGAAGTACAGGAGCGAAGTAATAAGGGAGGCCATAGAGTCTTACCTAAGGATTGTGAGGGCTGACAGGTGA
- the nuoN gene encoding NADH-quinone oxidoreductase subunit NuoN, which translates to MWEIGTVEFFLYVTLAASLIAPLTSPSGKRDNMAPLVMAGIGVGSFAVAAGLSLYASSLGSPLSFYNGLVVQDSFTSLMLLGAAVASVLFLLAVGTDGLQWTSSPALYSLVPMALFGAFFLAGATNALVILASWLLVSVISYIIIASPDAREAKAAGIRYIYVGMVATLMLVSSLTFLALASSTYSFSIAPLADVNSAARGLMALAVLFLLAALGFKVGIFPFHWWLPSVYGRGDGRTVSFVAAVAKLAFLAVLTRTFIIIASGGGLYKEVALTLAVLAVATMTYGNVAAFTTRDLQVILAYSSMAQVGYIFAAMAAASYFAGVGNEYMLKLALFAVALQSIAYAMAKAPLFAFVGEVGRGLDSLKGLMRSSPLSAVTASVLLYSLLGVPPLLGFWGKLYMFFSAAGIAGYGIWLVLAALINSGISSVYYITASRELLRKDYEGTPRPRVRYSTALTIGALLLLVLGIVAPLLLGSIVSIYL; encoded by the coding sequence GTGTGGGAGATTGGAACCGTTGAGTTCTTCCTCTACGTGACGCTGGCGGCCTCGCTCATAGCGCCGCTGACGTCGCCGTCTGGCAAGAGGGACAACATGGCTCCGCTAGTGATGGCTGGCATTGGGGTCGGTTCCTTTGCAGTTGCAGCCGGGCTCTCACTCTATGCCTCCTCACTAGGCTCACCGCTCAGCTTTTACAACGGCCTAGTGGTCCAGGATTCCTTCACGTCACTGATGCTTCTAGGAGCGGCGGTAGCCTCAGTCCTCTTCCTGCTGGCGGTGGGAACCGATGGTCTTCAGTGGACTAGCAGCCCAGCCCTCTACAGCCTCGTCCCAATGGCACTGTTCGGCGCGTTCTTCCTCGCTGGCGCCACCAACGCCTTAGTTATACTTGCATCATGGCTGCTGGTGTCGGTCATAAGCTATATAATAATTGCATCGCCCGACGCCAGGGAAGCCAAGGCAGCAGGCATAAGGTACATATACGTTGGCATGGTGGCCACGCTGATGCTTGTCAGCTCCCTCACATTCCTGGCGCTGGCCTCAAGCACGTACTCGTTCTCGATAGCGCCTCTAGCTGACGTCAACTCAGCAGCTAGGGGACTTATGGCCCTCGCAGTGCTCTTCCTCCTTGCAGCCCTTGGATTCAAGGTAGGCATCTTCCCGTTCCACTGGTGGCTCCCAAGCGTCTACGGCAGGGGTGACGGCAGGACCGTGTCGTTCGTGGCCGCAGTCGCGAAGCTGGCCTTCCTCGCGGTGCTCACAAGGACTTTCATAATAATAGCCTCTGGCGGCGGCCTCTACAAGGAAGTTGCCCTGACGCTGGCAGTGCTGGCAGTGGCCACCATGACATACGGCAACGTGGCCGCCTTCACCACGAGGGATCTCCAGGTAATACTTGCCTACAGCTCCATGGCCCAGGTAGGCTATATCTTTGCTGCCATGGCCGCCGCCTCTTACTTCGCTGGGGTTGGCAACGAGTACATGCTTAAGCTGGCCCTGTTCGCAGTTGCCCTCCAGTCAATAGCTTATGCCATGGCGAAGGCCCCACTGTTCGCGTTCGTGGGCGAGGTCGGCAGGGGCCTCGACTCGCTGAAGGGCCTCATGAGGTCAAGTCCGCTGAGCGCCGTTACTGCCTCAGTTCTGCTCTACAGCCTGCTCGGCGTGCCACCACTCCTGGGCTTCTGGGGCAAGCTGTACATGTTCTTCTCCGCCGCAGGAATAGCGGGCTATGGAATCTGGTTGGTTCTGGCAGCACTAATAAACAGCGGCATCAGCTCAGTCTACTACATAACAGCGTCGAGGGAGCTGCTCCGCAAGGACTATGAGGGAACTCCAAGGCCTAGGGTCAGGTACTCCACCGCCTTAACAATTGGCGCCCTGCTGCTGCTAGTGCTGGGCATCGTCGCTCCGCTTCTCCTGGGCTCCATAGTATCAATTTACCTGTGA
- a CDS encoding NAD-dependent epimerase/dehydratase family protein has product MRFLVTGGAGFIGSHLVELLISEGHSVTVVDNLSTGRVEFLKGVMGNPRLRFIEADLLRPEVAREAARGVDAVFHLAANPEVRIGQQSPESIYRQNVEMTYNVLESMRVAGVRALAFASSSTVYGDAKVIPTPEDYGPLYPISVYGGSKLASEGLISGYAFTFDWTAVSFRLANVVGPRSTHGVIYDFINKLRRNSSSLEVLGDGTQSKSYVHVRDTVKAMYQLLMKAIDKGVRYEAFNVGTPDRVSVLEIAHIVAEAMGLTPQVYTTGGVDGGRGWKGDVKVMQLSVDKAMSWGWAPEVKSSRDVVRRAVAEALSEFKA; this is encoded by the coding sequence TTGAGGTTCCTGGTCACAGGGGGTGCGGGCTTCATCGGGTCCCACTTAGTTGAGCTTCTCATATCCGAGGGGCATAGTGTCACCGTAGTTGACAACCTCAGCACTGGCAGGGTAGAGTTCCTTAAGGGCGTCATGGGGAACCCGCGTCTCAGGTTTATAGAGGCTGACCTGCTGAGGCCTGAGGTGGCCAGGGAGGCTGCCAGGGGTGTTGATGCGGTCTTTCACCTGGCGGCCAACCCAGAGGTAAGGATAGGTCAGCAGAGCCCCGAGTCCATATATAGGCAGAACGTTGAGATGACTTATAACGTCCTTGAAAGCATGAGGGTTGCCGGCGTCAGGGCATTAGCGTTCGCTTCATCCTCAACTGTATATGGTGACGCCAAGGTTATACCGACGCCTGAGGACTATGGCCCGCTCTACCCCATAAGCGTGTACGGTGGCTCCAAGTTGGCCTCAGAGGGCCTGATAAGCGGCTACGCCTTCACATTCGACTGGACAGCGGTCTCCTTCAGGCTCGCTAACGTGGTGGGACCCAGGTCCACTCACGGCGTTATCTATGACTTTATAAATAAGCTGAGGAGGAACTCCAGCAGTCTCGAGGTCCTCGGGGATGGCACTCAGAGCAAGAGCTACGTTCATGTGCGCGACACTGTCAAGGCCATGTATCAGCTGCTCATGAAGGCCATAGATAAGGGGGTCAGGTATGAGGCCTTTAACGTGGGAACCCCTGATAGGGTCTCGGTGCTTGAGATAGCTCACATAGTGGCCGAGGCCATGGGCCTTACCCCTCAGGTTTACACTACAGGAGGCGTCGACGGCGGCAGGGGGTGGAAGGGTGACGTAAAAGTCATGCAGCTCTCGGTTGATAAGGCCATGAGCTGGGGCTGGGCTCCTGAGGTTAAGAGCAGCAGGGACGTCGTGAGAAGGGCGGTTGCAGAGGCGCTGAGCGAGTTCAAAGCTTAA